From the genome of Burkholderia cepacia ATCC 25416:
GCCATGTCGTAGCGGCCCGCGATCAGCCCTTCCTCGATCGACTCGCGGTTCAGCTCGTGCAGGTGGATCGTCAGCCGCGGATACAGCGTGTTCAGGCGCAGCACGTGGTGCGGCAGGAAATAGCCGAGCACCGTGTAGCTCGCGGCGATCGCGAGCGTGCCGGCCAGTGTGCTTTCGAGGTTCGGAATCCGCATCGCCTCGTCAACCGACGACAGGATCGTGTACGCGTGATTCAGGAAGCGCCGCCCCGTGTCGGTGAGCGTCACACCCGACGGCGTGCGCAGGAACAGTTGCGTGCCGAGGCTGTCCTCCAGTTCCCTGATCGCGCTCGTCACGGCCGACTGCGAAATCGTGAGCTGGATCGCGGCCTGCGAGATCTGGCCGAGCTCGGCGGTCGCGACGAAATACTTGAGCTGTCTGAGGGTCAGGGCCATGGTCGATGAGAAAACAGATGGGCACGCGACAAACATCATAACAACCGTGCCGTGCCCATGAACCAGACCTCGTGGAAACCCTGCCGTTCCTGCTGCGGCGGCACCTGGCAGCCGTTTTCCACGGTATCGAAAAAATCGATACGGTCGCATATAAAAATAGAACTTTTTTGACGCCCCCCACGCGGCTAACCTGCGTTCAACACGGTTTCGGCATGCGCCACGACGCACGCGAACCGGAGAACCAGAAGGAGCACATCGTATGAGGAAGCACAGCGTCGACCTGAACTCCGACATGGGAGAAGGCTTTGGCCCGTGGACGATCGGCGACGGCGTCGACGAGCAGATCATGCCGCTGATCAGCTCGGCAAACATCGCCACCGGTTTTCACGCCGGCGATCCGAACATCATGGCGCGCACGGTACAGCTCGCGCGCGACGCAGGCGTCGGCATCGGCGCGCACCCGGGCTTTCGCGATCTCGTCGGCTTCGGCCGCCGCACGATCGCCGAAACGCCGCAGGCGCTCGTCAACGACATCCTGTACCAGCTCGGCGCACTGCGCGAGTTCGCGCGCCTAAACGGCGTCAGCCTGCAGCACGTGAAGCCGCACGGCGCGCTCTACATGCATGCGGCAGGCAACGAAGCGTTCTCGCGGATGCTGATCGAAACGCTGCAACGCGTCGATCCGGGCCTGTGGCTGTACTGCATGGAGGCGTCGGTCACGTACCGCGTCGCCGTCGAGTACGGGCAGCCGGTCGTCCGTGAGTTCTACGCAGATCGCGACTACGACCGCAGCGGCTCGATCGTGTTCACGCGCCGCGTCGGCCGCCTCGATCCGCGCCAGGTCGCCGACAAGGTGCTGCGCGCGTGCATCGACGGCAAGGTGCGGACGATCGATGGCGACGACATCGACATCGATTTCGATTCGGTCTGCATCCACAGCGACACGCCGGGCGCGCTCGACCTCGTGCGCGAAACGCGCCACGCGCTGATCCGCGAAGGCATCCGGACCGCCGGGCCGCAACCGCTCGCCGCCCATCACTGATTCAAGGAGACACACGATGGCATTGCACGATATCGTCAGCCCGCTGCCGGGCACCTTCTACCGGCGTCCGTCGCCCGATGCGGACTACTACGTCGCGGTCGATGCGACGGTCGCCGCCGGCGCGGTGGTCGGCCTCGTCGAGGTGATGAAGCAGTTCACTGAGATCGAAACCGATGCGGCAGGGCGCGTTGTCGAACTGCTCGTCGAGGACGGCGAGCCAGTCGACGCGGGCCAGGTGCTGATGCGGATCGAGGGGTGATGCGATGAATCCGGCAACCTCCTCCAGCGCGTTCTACCGGCCGTCGCGCATCCGTACAGTGCTGGTCGCGAACCGCGGCGAGATCGCGGTGCGCGTGATCCGTGCCGCGCGCGAGCTAGGCATGCGTGCGGTCGCCGTGGTCAGCGACGCGGACCGCGACAGCCTCGCCGCGCGCATGGCCGACGAAGCCGTCCACATCGGCTCGTCACACGCGGCGAAGAGCTATCTGAATCCCGCCGCGATCCTCGACGCCGCGCGGCAGTGCGGCGCGGACGCGATCCATCCCGGCTACGGCTTCCTGTCCGAAAATGCCGCCTTCGCCGCGCAGGTCGAGGCGGCCGGCCTGATCTTCGTCGGCCCGGACTCGCAGGTGATCGCCACGATGGGCGACAAGGCCCGCGCACGCGAAACCGCGCGGCGCGCCAACGTGCCGACCGTGCCCGGCAGCGACGGCGTCGTGCAGTCGCTCGACGAGGCGCGGGACGTCGCCGCGCGCATCGGCTACCCGATCATGATCAAGGCGGCCGCCGGCGGCGGCGGGCGCGGCATCCGCGTCGCGCATGACGCCGCGCAGCTCGACGCCGAGCTGCCGCTCGCGCAGCGCGAGGCGCAGGCGGCGTTCGGCGACGGCGGCGTGTACCTCGAACGCTTCATCGCGCGGGCGCGCCACATCGAGGTGCAGGTGCTCGGTGACGGCCGTCACGTCGTCCACCTGTTCGAGCGCGAATGCTCGCTGCAGCGGCGGCGCCAGAAAATCCTCGAGGAAGCGCCGTCGCCTTCGCTCACGCCCGCGCAGCGCGACGCACTGTGCGCGTCGGCCACGCGGCTCGCGCAGGCGGTCGACTATCGCAGCGCGGGCACGCTCGAATACCTGTTCGATGACGCGCGCGGCGAGTTCTACTTCATCGAGATGAAC
Proteins encoded in this window:
- a CDS encoding acetyl-CoA carboxylase, translated to MALHDIVSPLPGTFYRRPSPDADYYVAVDATVAAGAVVGLVEVMKQFTEIETDAAGRVVELLVEDGEPVDAGQVLMRIEG
- a CDS encoding 5-oxoprolinase subunit PxpA; this translates as MRKHSVDLNSDMGEGFGPWTIGDGVDEQIMPLISSANIATGFHAGDPNIMARTVQLARDAGVGIGAHPGFRDLVGFGRRTIAETPQALVNDILYQLGALREFARLNGVSLQHVKPHGALYMHAAGNEAFSRMLIETLQRVDPGLWLYCMEASVTYRVAVEYGQPVVREFYADRDYDRSGSIVFTRRVGRLDPRQVADKVLRACIDGKVRTIDGDDIDIDFDSVCIHSDTPGALDLVRETRHALIREGIRTAGPQPLAAHH
- a CDS encoding acetyl-CoA carboxylase biotin carboxylase subunit, whose amino-acid sequence is MNPATSSSAFYRPSRIRTVLVANRGEIAVRVIRAARELGMRAVAVVSDADRDSLAARMADEAVHIGSSHAAKSYLNPAAILDAARQCGADAIHPGYGFLSENAAFAAQVEAAGLIFVGPDSQVIATMGDKARARETARRANVPTVPGSDGVVQSLDEARDVAARIGYPIMIKAAAGGGGRGIRVAHDAAQLDAELPLAQREAQAAFGDGGVYLERFIARARHIEVQVLGDGRHVVHLFERECSLQRRRQKILEEAPSPSLTPAQRDALCASATRLAQAVDYRSAGTLEYLFDDARGEFYFIEMNTRIQVEHPVTEAITGIDLVRETLRIADGEPLRFAQQDIAMRGAALECRINAEDPLQDFRPSPGRIDTLVWPTGPGVRVDSLLYPGYVVPPFYDSLLAKLIVHDESRAAALQRLARALGELHVGGLKTTAPLHVALLANDDVRAGHYHTNFLEAWMPQWREAATAATQQHAAEHADAVRVGEAM